caccttgaaaattataagaaactaaatgataaattttactcTATGAAAATGGATGAAGCTCGATTTACGGTTATAAAGAAGTTGAATATCACGCGACATAAATTCTACAATATAGCtttcaaatattatgaaaGAGCAAGAAAGGAGGTTAAAAGATTACTTGATGAAGATATTATAGAGAAGTCTAGAGCAACTTTCGCAAGCCCAGGATATTTTATCGAAAAGAAAACTGGTGAATTAAGACTggtcataaattttaaagagaTAAATGATCACATCGAAGATGACATCTTTTCAATACCAAAAATAGATGACTGTATACTAAGGATGGGAAGAAATAAGTACTTTTCTCAAATAGATTTAAAGAACGGATTCAACCAGATTAAAATCCAGCAAGAAAGCAGAGACTTGACATCATTTATGATTATGGGAGCCCAATACCGATACAAACGTATACCCTTTGGCATTAAACCGGGTCCAAAAATTTTCCAAAGATACATCACTGAAATATTACACGAAGTGGATAACTGCTTCGTGTACATAGATGATATTGTATTATTCTCAGAAACCAAGGAAGATCACAACAAATTAATAGTAAATGTTTTGAACAAACTCAAAGagaaaaatgtaaaaataaactttgaAAAAAGTAACTTTATGAAAGATGAAATCACGGTACTAGGAAATACAATAAATGCTGATGGTGTGTTTCCAGCGAACAAATTGATTcctaaagaaatattagaGAGAAGACTAAAAACTAAAAGAGATGTCCAAAAACTATTAGGGACGATTGGATGGTATAGAAAATTCCTACCAAATTTGTCTACAAAATTACTCCCATTGACAAACATGCTGCAGCAAGGAGCAAAAATAGAATCGACTCAGCATGTTAAGAACATTATTAAGGACATAAGcgaatttattaaaaatagagCGAGATTAATCTGCCCAGATTACACAAAGTCATTCACCTTAGAATGTGATGCTTCTGATATGGGGATAGGTAGTGTACTTTACCAAGAGGATGGTCCAATTGgatattttagtaaaaaatttggaaaGGTTGAACTAAATTATAGTATTGTAGAAAAGGAATATCTTGGAATCCTTTTATCACTCATACACTTTAAAGGCATCTTGCAAGGAAATTTTGTAGAAGTCAGAACAGACAGTAAAAATTGCTTAAACAACGTGAAACTAGAAACCTCAAGAATGTGTCGTTGGAAGTTAATCATTAATGAATTTAACCATAAATTAATACACATAGAAGGTAAAGAAAATGTAATTGCAGATAGTTTATCGAGATGCTTCacaattatcaaaaacaaTGAAGATggatacataaaaatggTCAAAGATGCAATGATAAAGGACAAAAATCAAAggataaaaatgaataaagacggaaaaatttttatgaaacCAAACAAAGTAAAACACTggttatataaaatacatcATGAACAAGGCCATAGAGGAATAACAACAATGTATAATAAtctaaagaattttttttatgttccACATCTATTCCATAGGATCAAACAAATAGTAAATGATTGTCGAAAATGCAAAACTTACAAAGTAACTTATGTCAAAAGAGAGGTAGGAGCCCATATGTCAGCTGAAAACAATCTTGAAAGAATTAGCTCGGACATATATGGTCCATTTAATTTAGAGAAATTTAAGAACGCGGGTAAGCATAATAAAGGATTTATTATTACAGTAACAGACATAAAGACACGATACACGAAACTATATTTAgcatataaaataagagGAGAAGAGATTATAAGCGCAATCAGCAATTGGACTGAATTAACAAAATCTAAACCTACAATACTAATATCAGATAACGGAAAGCAGTATACAAGCAAACAAGTTGAACAATATTTAAACGAAGTGGACATAAAGCACTTACGCGTTCCAACATATACCCCAAGTTCAAATGGTATATCAGAGTCAGTAAACCGCACTATAACATTCATACTGTCTATAATGAAAGGCGAAAATATAATCACAGCCATTGATATGTGCGAATGGGTGATCAATAATAACTATAATAGATCAATAGGATGTTCCCCCAATGCTGCGTTAAATGGGAAAGAATACTATGATCCACTAGAAAGAGCAATACAAATGCgtaatatgaaaaaaacattaactACTCCCAAATTCAGGCTAGGCGACGAAGTATATGTAAGGAATTTGACAGCTACGAAGTTAGACCGGAAGTACTTAAGAAAGAGAAAGGTAACGCAATTAGGATCCAAAGGAAAATGGGTAAAGGTTAATGGAATCTCTGAGTGGATACATGTCAAGAACATTAAACTTTAGAGGGGGTAGAATGTGGTATTATAAATACcacaaattatttctttttattttatcaattttccCTTTTTGGAAAATAGACCATTCGACCGGTCTATtccaaaaatcaaatatttatttcctTTTTGCCCTGACCCCCACACAAAATTATGAGACAAGACAAAGATCAATACCCTTGGAATCCACGACCAAGGAAGGGCCTCAGAGCCAGGGACCAGTATCCCATTACGGATGCCCAACGAGGCTTTAatcaattaaataaaacatataatttaatagaaCTATATTTGTCCAGAGGTAGCTCCTCTGGATTGCGTCATATTTAttagtaaatatttaaaaaacgacGTGTCTTTTGTTTAAAGATTGACATCGCCGGATTTGACATGTGTTCCATTTTCTGCAGatataaatctatttttaCTCAGTGTCATATTTTAGGAGACGCCTATCTTATATGTATTCGCACAAAATATTACATAATCTCATTTCTCTCAATAAAAAGACATTGCTTTCAAAAACCAATATATTTAGTGgttcttaattttatgtaatcgttcctttattttttagactTATCATGAGATTTGTGCtagttttaaatttttatttattaatcaagtaaattgattaaatttttttataagtacACAAATTTTAAGTATTATGATACTTTCTTGTTTGTTATTGGATAATATTTGAcaattaaaagtttttatattagtttATGACtccattttattaaattttttctctgaccattctattattttcaaCAAAGATATCGTATTTCTACAAgcaattataaaaaatgtggTTCTGTTGCTGCTATATTCTTTGTTAATTCTAGTTATTAgtgttttaatttatttaaccgACAAATAAAGTACATcttattttcatataagTCCAATGATTTATGACAGCcagttataaaaagatgttttaattgagttttttatctttttaaatatgaatagaatatttattttgtcggtatttactaaatattttctacccttttatgataatttttaaattctttttatctACTTTCCAATCTACTTCTTTGTCATCCACTTTTGATCTTGATGCACCATCATACATAGAAGACTACTTAAAATCAGGCATCCACGATAGACATCTTCTTGTAAGTTATGACCATATACTCAGAATAACCTATTACCATCTAAAATGGCTATCTTATGTCAATAAAATAGACATaagatattatttaatgtcATACGACgaaataagtaaaaattttatacaatataaGGATCTCAAacagatattttttcaaagtaATGTCACGTCAGAATacaaaaagttttttatggATGTTTACCAAAGGCTGCAGTTGAGGAACGTGTGTTTGGCGTATCTAGAGGGATTTATCAACAAGTTCAAGAACGTGGAGATTCGTGCACGTAAAGATAACAATGCCAACGATATATCGAATAACAAcggaaataaaaaaatatgtgaagaaattaaaagaattaatGATCTTTTAGAGATATACTGTAGGTTTATATACAAAGTAAGATCtatatatttctattttaaagAGGATATTACAAAGCAATAAAAAAggttatttaattatttaaatcgcatttaatatatcggaaccaatttatttttataaactagaaaaaattagattCATATGAAAAtgtgtaaaaaaacattttgtttaaattttattgtatattaaaacatattaatctaaatttttaagtactTTCACGCCGcaagaaatttatacttGTTCATCGTGATATTTGCTTTTTAACAACACAGTATTTGATGTTTACAAGCTAATATAATCAGTGAAGATACACTTGTAATGATTTTATCGTATATATATTCTATATCTTTGCTTCAGATGCTATACTATAACTTACAGGACTATCAATTTGTAAACAGacataattaattttatatttaatggCGTATATAGCAGAACCGTGTGATTTAGCTATCTTAATGTTGTTTCTTAGtatgtataataaatttaaaattaatttataacaaaaCTAATTAATTAGAAAGCAAATCTGTCTAAAAAGtaatttgaaaaatgtaGAAATGTTCGGTAACACAGTAATTTTACAAAAGCTGTTTAGTTTCCTACAGTTGTAAAGAAGATTCCAAAAACATGTATCATGTCAATATAAAATCCCTTTGTTTTAGATTATACtgtttgtatttttaaaaaaccaaaattgatttttttgtttatttatgttgttCAATTATACTTTTACCCCCGGGGATAAGATAATTTTccaatttaatttttaattaaaaatacagtTCAACGACATTAactgaaaaataaatttaacacAATGGGCTgtaaagatattttatatatttttttagtaattataaaatattattttaaatcttaattttacaatttaattaaatttttatcctGCAACTTAGaacaattatataaaatttacttgTCAATTTATAATCCAAGAAGATTctatcaaatattttctaatgatatttgtttttattccCCCTTAAAATGCAAAGTGCCGAACGTCTTTTAActgaacaaaaaaatttaagaaaaaacaggaaatatttattctacGCCATTCCTACGCCTTCTAAGTCTAAACACACAGTCTGGGAATGCGGCTTCCCTGGCCCAGACAcagatatttataaagattCATATTTCACTGtccatttaatttttgatacTAAATATCCTATAAACCCGCCCTCtgttaaatttatagatcCCGTGTATCATCCTAATGTTTACACAGGTGGAAATGTGTGTCTTGATATAATTTCATCAAGATGGAAACCCTCTATGAATGTTATGAGTGTGTTAAACGGGCTGCAACATCTTTTAGAAAATcccaatataaaaagtcCTGCTAATGTGCCAGCGGGACAATTGTTTAGGAAGGATAGAAGTAAATATGAATATCTTAGTGAGAGATAATATACGAATGTATCATTATAAACCAAAATTCagaaaaatgtaaaaaaaaaataaaatttttaccctcaaaatgttaaaaaaatatgaagagaataataatgaaaataaaaacaaagatCTAAAAACTACTGATGAAAATAATGATGACGACTCATTAGATATGATTCTTAATCCACATGTTTACGCTTTAGACGACACTCTAAAATCAATTCATAGTTCGTCGTCTACAGACGAAAAAAATCAACTCATCGACGAATTAACTgtaatttttactaaagacgacattttatttaatagaaaaatcCAAGCAAGATTTCCTGATAttctaaatcttttaaaaaatcccGATTTATACAATAATTCGTGTATTTTGATAAGTGACATGGTACGTCATAAGCCAATTAtacaagaaattttttttcttttaaaaatttttgattttttaaattttgaaaaatataaaaatacgaTGTCTTTGGTTTTTAGTATGTGTTATGggaataaaaaacttacagaatattattttacagagatttttaaagaagaaagagataatgaaaatgaattagtaaaaattttaaaagagcaaaaataaatattatacaatataatatccaataaaagtaatattatttatgtaGGAAGTGCTACACGTGTCAAATATATAGTGTACTtgttttgaaatatttgacaccgtgtttctttaaataatttaaaataaataaacccaTGTTTTTATCCCAACAATTTGGCGACAACGTCAGGAACTTTCTCATTTTCAGAAATGAAGAGAAAGATGATCCACAGCAGTTCTTGGAGGACTTGCAGGATGTGGGGAGGCTGATGGAGTACAGTGAGAGTAAACTTGTACTCCTTTTCAGAATATCGTTAAAGGATGAGGCGAGGGATTGGCTAATAGCGCAGCCAATTGGTCTTTCACTTGAAAGACTGAAAGCCTTGTTCCAAGAAAGATTTGTGGGTCCCATGGCGATGAAAGTGAGTCTAGATAAACTTTCCGCCCTTCAATATCATGGTGGATCTCTCGCCAACTATCTAGATAAGATGGCGGGATTGGCGCGTAAAGGGAATGTTCCAGAAGGCATATTGATTGCCTTTGTACTGAAAGGAATTCCAGATTATTTAGCAAACGCggttttaataaacaagAAGAACTCATTATCTTGGGAGTGCATATATAAGGCCTTAAGGAATGTTACCGCAATGGATGAGGTACGTTATACAGAATTTTTGCATGGAGGTTATATGAATGTCAAAGCGACTAGCTTCAGGGATCAcgataaaaagaatttgacTCCCGAGAGgacttttaaaatgaagTGTTTTATTTGCGGAAAGAAAGACCATATTGTGTCAAAGTGTAAATTCAATAGCTTCCGtagaaataaaagagaAGCTAAGAAAGGTCAAGAGAAAGAAGAAGGAGAAACCAAGAAGACAGATTCAAAggaatttatttacaattaCTCCGTTACCAAATTAAAGGATAATAGAACTACGCTAAAGAAAGCGTCATTAAATGATTCAGAAGTCAATTTTAAAGTGCTCATCGATACAGGAGCcgatataaatttaattaggCCAGAGCTTTTGCCAAAGAAAACCGTTGTTAATCGTTCGAAACAACAGCTTAGGGCAGCCAATGGATCGAAAATAAAGATCATTGGGGAAACAGTaatcaatattaaaattgaaGGGATGATTTTCGAAGATAGATTCATTATTACTAGGGATATCACAATTCCCTGCATAATAGGACAAGGGTTACTTGATAAGtataagataaatttaaaatttggaAACAACAAAATGGAAATCGAATCTGGATATTTGGCAAGGGGGAAAGCCATAGGgtatcataaaattattacaaaGGATGATAACCCGATACTATCTCAGTTATACAAGTTGGGTGGAGCAAAAGAGAATATTGCATCCCAAATAGTGAAAGAGCATCTAAAACTTGGAATAGTTAGACCAAGTGTAAGCGCATGGCGAAGTCCGATAATTATAGTCCCAAAAAAGAATGGAGATCATAGGTTATGCGTGGATTATAGAAGATTAAATGATGCGACCATCAGAGACGCTTATCCAATGCCCCGCGTAGAAGAGTTTATCAATGCTTTAGAGGGCGCAACGtattttactaaattaGACGCTGAATCGGGCTATCACCAAATAGATATGGCGCCGTGTGATATTGAGAAGACAGCTTTTGCCTGTAGAGAAGGCTTATTtgaatttatgaaaatgcCATTTGGACTTGTTAATGGCCCAGCTACATTTCAGCGGGTGATGAATAACATATTAAgggaatttttatttaagttTGTTGTAGTATACATGGATGATATACTCATATATAGTAAAACTAGAGAAGATCATAAGAGAGATGTTCAAATGGTATTAGAAAAGCTCAAGTCGGTAGGGCTTAAACTTAATAAGGATAAATgcgaattttttaagactgaattaaaaattttaggtCATGTAATATCAAAAGAGGGAATAGGTGTAGACGAAGAAAGAGTTAGGAGCATTCAACAGTTACCCATTCCTAAAAGTAAGAAGAAATTACAATCTTTGTTGGGACTGTATAATTATTGTGctaaattcataaaaaacagtCACAGGGTGGTTAGCCCACTATTTGACATAATCAGGCTCAAGGATGAGGAAGCAGATTGTTTTTGGAAAAATGTGGAACAAAATGCTAAATATCGTAAGGATATTGAAGAGGTAAAACAGGCCATGAAGAGAACGGCCTTGTTGACTATCCCAAATTTAAGGGATAAGTTCATTTTGACTACAGATGCATCGAACGAGGGATGTGGTGCTACATTGGCACAAATAATTGGAGGGGAAGAAAAGATTGTTTCTTATTACAGCTACTTACACTCGAAGACAGAAAAGAATTACTCCGCGACGGAACAAGAACTATTGGCGGTTATAAAATCCATCCAACACTTCagagaatatttattattgggCAAGTTCACATTAAAAACTGATCATCAAGCTCTGAAATATCTGTTCAAGTCTGGAAATGTTAAAGCCAGGTTGGCTAGATGGTCGTTGATTTTACAAGAATATGACTTTGATATTGTGTATATAACAGGACCATCGAATCATACAGATCACCTAAGCagagaatttaaaaaggagGAAGAGAAGGTTTATCGAATAAATTTAGtacaaaagaaaattattaaaaaagagagAACATTGGCATTAATGAGGTTTTATCATGATTTATTAGGTCATGGATCAAAACAGAACATGAAGTATAATATCGGACAAAAATACTCATGGAAGCATATGAATAGAGACATAGAAGActatattgaaaattgtGAAGTTTGTCAAAAGGAAAAACcacagaaaaaatttaaggatATTATACCGGTGGTGGCTAATAAATTAGGAGAGATCTGGGAATTGGACATGGTAGGCCCTCTGAAGGAGAGTGAGCAAGGATATAAGTATTTATTGACAATGATTGACCATTTCTCAAAAATTGCAGAAGTTGTGCCGGTTTATACAAAGGATATGAATACGGTTGTTCATTTGATTGATAAACATATAGTTAGGAAACATGGTGTACCGAAAGTCATTCTAACTGATAATGGCAAAGagttcaaaaataaaatttgtgATGAATATGCAAAGGTTAAGAACTTTATCTGGAAATATGGTTCCCCCTATAAACCTACGACCACGGGGCTTGTAGAGAGATTTAATAGAACAATAGGTTCTAAGTTAAGGAAAATTACGGAATTTGGGCAATTCGATTGGGCAAGATGCGTTCCTAAGTTGATCAAGGCCTATATGCAGTCTTACCATAGGGCTATAGGCTGCGCTCCAGTAGAACTTATCACAGGAATGACACTTAATAATATGGACCTTCAGGAAGGGATTAAGACcttaaaagaaaaggaaGAGTATCAGAGACAGgccattaaaaatttagaagcCTACAGACGTGAATATAACACAAGTGGGAAAGAGAATGCTGATAATAAGGACACCATAAAGGTAGGAGATAGAGTCTGGTACTATTTAATTCTCCCTATAAGAGGAAAACTAGAACCTAAATGGGAAGAAAAAGGAGTAGTTGTAgaacaaaaatttcattcatttaaagttttattggACAGTGGGAAAATAGTTACGGCGAGTCGAAATCATGTTAAACTTTTAAAGGAGGGGTAGTGTAGGAAGTGCTACACGTGTCAAATATATAGTGTACttgttttgatatatttgacaccgtgtttctttaaataatttaaaataaataaacccaTGTTTTTATCCCaacaatttatatatacacCATTGAATTGTGTGTTTTTTtgacttttttttacatgttttatagatatacaaaatttcaatataaaatctaactaaattattctaaatacatttttttaaaagcaaattaaattcagacaatataaatacaatattaaaacataaatcaATGTACATTTGCAATAAATAACGAgcttttattaaatttcttattgAAATCCTATTGGTctgttttttgtttctttgaaaaatactATAACTATCATCAAAAATATCGTCATAACACCAccataaagtaaaaataaagtattaCCAATCTTATcatgtaaataaaaacttagTATAGACAAGAAAAAAGCAGATAACCAATTTGCGCCTATTGATAATCTCATAGCAGGCATAACATATTTAGGCTCAAAAATCTCATTAGTAATAAACCAAGGTATAGAAGCAATGCCTATATTATAACCAAACATGTATACATAAGTAATAAGAGGAGTCATATctatgaaatttatatataaagtacaaaaaataataataaccgtactaataataataaatttttttctaccTACTTTGTCTATAAAAAGTGAACTAATAATTGATACAAAAGCTGAAAAAGCGAGCGTAAGCACGCTTTGTAATTCAATATTAGAAGATTTATCGAAAATAgcttctaaaaaattagtaaaaaattctataccACAAGCATGTTGCGAAATATGAAAacataaagataaaaacacAGATTTCCTCgccttcttattttttagtagcTCAGTAATCGTAGTATGATCATTTTCACTAGTCACATAAGGacaatttctaataaaacataaagcGATAGTATGaattacaataaaacaagtaacagacaaataaataaatctcCAACCATCAGTTCCATAGATATATTGTAACAATTTCCCTAGTACAAGTCCGAAAACTATACCTATAGAATGAAAAGACATATAAAACCCTCTATTATCATCATTAGTGACACTGAACAGATAATTTGGCACAATACAACAAGAATTACCTGCTCCTATTCCAATTATAAGTCTAGCACATAGTGAAACACAAATATCTGAAGAAACTAAAGACAACAGACAAGCTATTAAATaagttatattatttaaaattaaaactgTTTTTCTATCAATACcagtaaaaatataattcaaacaactaataaaaaacgcACCTAAGAAAACTGAATAAGCAAACATGTTCTTGTAATTGTCAAATGAGATAGCGAGATTGTAAgttgaaaaattttcttctaaTTTTGGGTATAACACTTGTTCAGATGTGAAGAGTAAACCGAAAagtaaagaagaaaaagaagcTGTtgttgaatataaaaatgttttgaTTTGTTCTTTCATATAAAAGgggtaaatttttttttttatttttatgaattaaaaaattgacgaaatgtttttgtttaaataatgaTGTCATAAAACGGAGagaaacaaataaaaatgatgaTTAGATAGGaaataaatagaaatattaattaaatttatagaaaataaataaagatattttttaaaatgatgtTGTGTATCAAATTCGGAGTATTGATGGATTTACAAGataatcaaatttatatattttaattaagttccttttaattaaaaggTAAAATATTGCCAAATAAATCCTTTTTAGCGTAGTAAGAACAATCAAGAATCCAAAGAGaaatatgtataaaaaactcACATTTTGTTTAAGGCGATTTTTACTTgcaaatttcttttatcaCTAAGTTTATTacatcaaaataaaaatgaaacacTGTTCATTTTACAACTTTTCAAAAAACCTGTCAAATATTCAATCAACGTTATTTGACATCTGTCATGCCCAATGTTATTACTAAATGAAACGCCGAGTTAATTGTAAAAcgactttaaaaattcaaagaTGTTTTCTGTGTCagtaataaatatgaaaacaaATGTGCGGTCCgatttaaaattctataaTTGAAAGAAATAGTAATACAATCATAAAGCCAGTTAAGATCGGAAATGGAGtcgatttttaaaattgtaaaatttgaaatcaaatataagagaccaataaaaattttaaatttctcattttttataaaataattcaacgtattttttacaaaaaacacatttaagaaataaaacatttttacaAACGAAAGTACAAAATTGATTCATTTCAAGAATCAGTACCTGTAAACCAATAATTATAcctgataaaaatttattgatttaCCCACCTccttaatttatattcgaaaaaaaaataatacacAAAAAACTTCTAAATATACGTTTTATATCTGttaatttattgtaaattcccgctttatcattttttattcgaATAAATCcaattacataaaaaaggaGGTCTTTTAATCATTAACCCCTTATGATTaatagtatttttattggtataaaaatttttataaaactatttaaacAGAAAAAATTCGTCTAAATATGTACAAAATATCTTCATTGTTATTcatattaaagaatatatCAGCTAATACTTGTAGTGTTAGTGAAGAAGACAGAAATAGGTCGTTTTTGTTTGGTAGATCGACTACACAAAAACTACAAGATCAAACATTTAGAGATGATACTTGTCCTACTGGAGATAGGATTAACGAAGAATTATTGTTAAACAGTACTAAGGAGAATGAATTGGGAGGAATGAAATCGAAGTTGTGCGGTGGTACTGAACCTTCACAAGAAGAAAGTGTGAAAAAGGCAAGCCTGATGGGATTTGGAGAATCAAAGAAGTCTGAACTTTTAGGATGTGGCAATGCAGCGCCCGCTTCGGAAGAAGAGATCAAAAGGGCCAATTTGTGTGGTATTAGTTTTTCAAAAAGCGAAGATGATAAAGAGAAAGCTAAACTTTTAGGAAGTGGAAATACGGCAGCAGCCTCGGAAGAAGAGAATGTTAGTTCTAAACTTTTGGGAAGCGGAAATACGGCAGCAGCCTCGGAAGAAGAGAATGTTAGTTCTAAACTTTTGGGTAGTGGAAATACTGCTGCAGCCTCGGAAGAAGAGAATGTTAGTTCTAAACTTTTGGGTAGTGGAAATACTGCTGCAGCCTCGGAAGAAGAAATCAAAACTTCCAATTTATTCGGAAGTGGCACTACTGCACCTGTATCGGAAGGTGAGAAGACCAAGTCCAGCTTTTGGGGAAGTTTTGTAAGTTCATCAAGTCTATTTGGAAATGACGATAAGTCATCAGAAGAAAAAGGTGACTTAAAACCAggtgaataaaaaatgttaaatataaatatattatttttccaatatataaatgaatttattataaatatattttattttactattttaaTGTGGTATATCCTGCTTATAGGCGATCAGATTTCTCATACGTGTGGTTTTTTATTGCAGTTATGCTGCATTTTTCAATAtgtttgattttaattgtGCTGCATTTGTATAAGTTAATAGTCATTTTCTTATGTATCATGCgattataaaaactatGTATGTTGTTGTATATTTAAGATAAGATCTTAATTATTCTTATCTACGAATATATCTccgatatattttaataaaagattttattaaaaaacccAAAGATCTATACCTTTTCAAGCAAATCTATAAGAGGAAAATAAGCGCATTAAGTGAGTG
The Vairimorpha necatrix chromosome 6, complete sequence DNA segment above includes these coding regions:
- a CDS encoding ubiquitin-conjugating enzyme E2; the encoded protein is MQSAERLLTEQKNLRKNRKYLFYAIPTPSKSKHTVWECGFPGPDTDIYKDSYFTVHLIFDTKYPINPPSVKFIDPVYHPNVYTGGNVCLDIISSRWKPSMNVMSVLNGLQHLLENPNIKSPANVPAGQLFRKDRSKYEYLSER
- a CDS encoding solute carrier family 2, facilitated glucose transporter member 3, which codes for MKEQIKTFLYSTTASFSSLLFGLLFTSEQVLYPKLEENFSTYNLAISFDNYKNMFAYSVFLGAFFISCLNYIFTGIDRKTVLILNNITYLIACLLSLVSSDICVSLCARLIIGIGAGNSCCIVPNYLFSVTNDDNRGFYMSFHSIGIVFGLVLGKLLQYIYGTDGWRFIYLSVTCFIVIHTIALCFIRNCPYVTSENDHTTITELLKNKKARKSVFLSLCFHISQHACGIEFFTNFLEAIFDKSSNIELQSVLTLAFSAFVSIISSLFIDKVGRKKFIIISTVIIIFCTLYINFIDMTPLITYVYMFGYNIGIASIPWFITNEIFEPKYVMPAMRLSIGANWLSAFFLSILSFYLHDKIGNTLFLLYGGVMTIFLMIVIVFFKETKNRPIGFQ